A portion of the Cryptomeria japonica chromosome 5, Sugi_1.0, whole genome shotgun sequence genome contains these proteins:
- the LOC131027105 gene encoding probable receptor-like protein kinase At1g11050 gives MMKIVFIVLCLLYLGMANAECPLDLDYVTEWNWNTSFCRSVQTGDNVENCRTSLRTVFGVGLSQYLKEKSLFELPDYASATACVDKFQQLLTSMGFPSNLTQTSFYKASEFVSGPSLCDGIETVEDWNETVGVTSVDTTCKGDLSSDSACTSCFNSGQVVLSQITNRISNITAAKSLKCYYFLCLYAAGVVNEFGPKNKATASCVLRVQFAAEGNSNHRVLIYGLMGAAVGFLVLTSIGVGYLLWAKRKGNAKHRRFVRLNRSFLKSAVKPNMGAVWFSLQKIKDATHNFSPKNIIGQGGFGTVYKGVLSDGSLVAVKRMKNSNMEGDSDFINEVEIIDRIRHRNLVVLRGFGVSSDDIEGQQQFLVYDYMVNGSLDEHIFEQGNKNRAPLNWEQRRNIAIGTAKGLCYLHHGVQPAIYHRDIKATNILLDDDMNACVADFGLARITTQGQSQMTTRIAGTHGYLAPEYALYGQLTDKSDVYSFGVVLLEIMSGRKALHGSVEQPSDYLITDWAWKLVKAGKIVQVIDPRIPQDGHQDIMERFVLVGILCAHVMVAFRPSMSEVLKMLEGDAPIPTIPERPLPLANLTTFTDEYGSFLDSISHPSFSSTVMLR, from the coding sequence atgatgaaaattgtatTCATTGTATTGTGTTTACTGTATCTGGGTATGGCTAATGCCGAATGCCCACTCGACCTTGATTATGTGACTGAATGGAACTGGAATACATCCTTCTGCCGATCTGTTCAGACTGGTGATAATGTCGAAAATTGCCGCACATCTCTCAGAACTGTGTTTGGTGTGGGGCTTTCTCAGTACCTGAAAGAAAAATCCCTTTTTGAATTGCCTGATTATGCCTCTGCAACTGCCTGTGTGGACAAATTTCAGCAGCTGCTCACTTCAAtgggatttccctcaaatttgaCCCAGACCTCTTTTTATAAGGCATCTGAATTTGTCTCAGGACCGAGTCTGTGTGATGGCATAGAGACAGTGGAAGATTGGAATGAGACAGTGGGCGTGACTTCAGTGGATACAACCTGCAAAGGGGATCTTTCATCAGATTCTGCCTGTACTTCCTGTTTTAATAGTGGGCAAGTTGTTCTGAGCCAAATTACAAACAGAATCAGTAATATCACAGCGGCAAAGAGTCTGAAATGTTACTATTTCTTGTGCCTGTATGCTGCAGGTGTGGTGAATGAATTCGGGCCCAAGAACAAAGCCACGGCTTCCTGTGTTCTTCGGGTGCAATTTGCAGCCGAGGGAAATTCAAACCACAGGGTTTTGATCTATGGTCTGATGGGTGCTGCTGTGGGATTCCTGGTGCTCACCAGTATAGGCGTGGGGTACCTTTTGTGGGCTAAGAGGAAGGGCAACGCTAAGCACAGGCGTTTTGTGAGGCTCAACAGAAGTTTTCTGAAGAGTGCTGTGAAGCCCAACATGGGTGCAGTCTGGTTCAGCTTACAGAAGATCAAAGATGCAACCCACAATTTCAGTCCCAAAAATATCATCGGACAGGGCGGATTTGGGACTGTTTATAAGGGAGTCCTTTCGGATGGTAGTCTGGTTGCTGTCAAGAGAATGAAGAACTCCAATATGGAAGGGGATTCTGATTTCATAAACGAGGTGGAGATCATTGACAGGATTAGGCACAGGAATCTGGTTGTTTTGAGAGGCTTTGGGGTTTCCAGTGACGACATTGAAGGGCAGCAGCAGTTTCTTGTCTATGATTACATGGTTAATGGGAGCCTGGATGAGCATATTTTTGAACAGGGGAACAAAAACAGGGCACCCCTGAATTGGGAGCAGAGGAGGAACATCGCCATTGGTACTGCTAAAGGATTGTGTTATCTTCACCATGGCGTTCAGCCTGCAATTTATCACAGAGACATCAAGGCTACTAACATTCTACTGGATGATGACATGAATGCCTGTGTTGCAGATTTTGGGCTGGCAAGGATTACTACTCAGGGCCAATCTCAGATGACCACAAGAATTGCCGGTACCCATGGCTACCTGGCCCCTGAATATGCTCTCTACGGACAGCTTACAGACAAGAGTGATGTTTACAGTTTTGGGGTCGTTTTGCTGGAGATTATGAGCGGCAGAAAGGCTCTGCATGGTTCTGTAGAACAGCCCTCGGATTATCTTATCACCGATTGGGCATGGAAGCTTGTAAAGGCAGGCAAAATTGTGCAGGTCATAGATCCCAGAATCCCTCAAGATGGGCATCAGGACATCATGGAGAGGTTTGTGCTTGTGGGTATACTGTGTGCCCATGTAATGGTAGCATTCAGACCAAGCATGAGTGAAGTTTTGAAGATGCTGGAAGGGGATGCCCCAATTCCCACAATTCCAGAGAGGCCTTTGCCTCTGGCAAATCTTACAACTTTCACAGATGAGTATGGTTCCTTCCTGGATTCAATCTCGCACCCCTCTTTCAGCTCAACTGTTATGTTACGGTGA